One Algibacter sp. L3A6 genomic region harbors:
- a CDS encoding UDP-glucose--hexose-1-phosphate uridylyltransferase has product MTTDLQDFSHKRYNILTGEWVLVSPHRAKRPWQGQNETVNNEVRPSYDESCYLCAGNARISGEKNPNYEDVFIFTNDFGALQTDSKVFKVEDGLLKAQSEQGICKVICFSPDHSKSLADMTPSEIEKVIFAWQREYNELAENDLINYVQIFENKGAVMGCSNPHPHGQIWSQTTLPNEVDKKNTQQLNYFNKNKSSLLGDYLAQELEKQERIIFENDAFVVLIPFWAVWPFEAMIAPKKQQRNISELSRNETLLYAEAISVITKAYDKLFNTSFPYSSGIHQSPTDGAANDHWHWHMSFYPPLLRSATVKKFMVGYEMFGSPQRDITAESAVKMLRDLL; this is encoded by the coding sequence ATGACTACCGATTTACAAGATTTTTCGCATAAACGCTATAATATATTAACCGGTGAATGGGTTTTAGTTTCTCCACACCGTGCAAAACGCCCTTGGCAAGGACAAAACGAAACTGTAAACAATGAAGTACGCCCATCTTATGATGAAAGCTGTTATTTGTGTGCTGGAAATGCTAGAATAAGCGGAGAGAAAAACCCGAATTATGAGGATGTTTTTATTTTTACCAACGATTTTGGAGCCTTACAAACCGACTCTAAAGTTTTTAAAGTTGAAGATGGTTTATTAAAAGCGCAAAGCGAACAAGGTATTTGTAAAGTGATTTGTTTTAGCCCAGACCACTCCAAAAGTTTAGCAGACATGACACCTAGCGAAATTGAAAAAGTCATTTTTGCTTGGCAACGTGAATACAATGAACTTGCTGAAAACGATTTAATAAATTACGTTCAAATTTTTGAAAACAAAGGAGCTGTAATGGGCTGCAGTAACCCACATCCGCATGGTCAAATATGGAGTCAAACCACATTACCAAACGAAGTTGACAAAAAAAACACGCAACAATTAAACTACTTTAACAAAAACAAAAGCAGTCTTTTAGGCGATTATTTAGCTCAAGAACTAGAAAAGCAAGAACGTATTATTTTTGAAAACGATGCTTTTGTTGTACTAATTCCGTTTTGGGCTGTTTGGCCGTTTGAAGCTATGATTGCTCCTAAAAAGCAACAAAGAAACATATCTGAATTATCAAGAAATGAAACTTTACTATATGCTGAAGCTATTTCGGTAATAACTAAAGCTTACGATAAGCTATTTAATACATCATTTCCATATTCTAGTGGTATTCACCAATCTCCTACAGACGGAGCAGCTAACGATCATTGGCATTGGCACATGAGTTTCTATCCACCATTATTACGTAGCGCAACGGTTAAGAAATTTATGGTTGGTTATGAAATGTTTGGCTCACCTCAACGTGATATTACCGCAGAGAGTGCCGTTAAAATGCTTCGCGATTTGCTTTAA
- a CDS encoding aldose 1-epimerase, whose translation MYSIKHSQSVLEIENSSKTVFAKIFLNDGASLQELKLFGQTLIKNLSPLDYKNTYASSILFPFANRIKDGTYTYNNETYKFPVNEAPNNNALHGLVFDKTFDVIDETTAENSASVKLLYKEDKKSEGFPFTYSIQLEYRITETTLDLNVEVKNTDSETFPFTLGWHPYFLSSNLSESLLSFESTKKMVFSDRMITTETTNNPDPSEMLLKDKQLDDCWELDKTKIEFATPNYNLSINSSEENCFLQAYTPPLVNVIAIEPTTGVSDSFNNKIGLKTLAPNATYQLDWNLKLN comes from the coding sequence TTGTACAGCATAAAACACAGTCAGTCAGTACTTGAAATAGAAAATTCAAGCAAAACCGTTTTCGCTAAAATTTTCTTAAACGATGGTGCAAGCCTTCAAGAATTAAAACTTTTTGGACAAACTTTAATAAAAAACTTAAGTCCTTTAGACTATAAAAACACCTATGCATCGTCCATTCTTTTTCCTTTTGCAAATAGAATAAAAGACGGTACTTACACATACAACAACGAAACTTATAAGTTTCCTGTTAATGAAGCACCAAATAATAATGCCTTGCACGGCTTAGTTTTTGATAAGACGTTTGATGTTATAGATGAAACAACTGCGGAGAATAGCGCTTCTGTAAAACTACTATATAAGGAAGATAAAAAATCTGAAGGTTTTCCGTTTACCTATTCTATTCAGTTAGAATATAGAATTACAGAAACTACATTAGATTTAAACGTAGAGGTAAAAAATACAGATAGTGAAACCTTTCCGTTTACCTTAGGCTGGCATCCTTATTTTTTAAGTAGTAATTTATCTGAAAGCTTACTATCTTTTGAAAGTACTAAAAAAATGGTTTTTAGCGATCGTATGATTACAACAGAAACCACTAACAATCCAGATCCGTCTGAAATGTTATTGAAAGATAAACAACTAGATGATTGTTGGGAGCTAGATAAAACCAAGATTGAGTTTGCAACACCTAATTACAATTTAAGCATAAACTCTTCCGAAGAAAATTGCTTTTTACAAGCTTATACTCCACCCCTAGTCAATGTAATTGCAATAGAACCAACAACAGGAGTTTCCGATAGTTTTAACAATAAAATTGGCCTAAAAACCTTAGCGCCAAATGCCACATACCAATTAGATTGGAACCTAAAACTAAACTAA
- the galK gene encoding galactokinase produces the protein MNTTLVNQIKQEFLDKFNEEPLMVFSPGRINIIGEHTDYNDGFVFPAAVNKGIIAAINKTQNSTSSVSASDFNDTISFSTDSIAPMAKESWGNYVLGVIAEIQKLGKTIENFNMVFGGDIPSGSGMSSSAALENSVVFGLNELFNLGLSKTEMIFISQKAEHNYVGVNCGIMDQYASMFGIKNHALLLDCRSIEAKPFEINFENYELMLINTNVKHSLSDSAYNDRRSVCESISKMLNIKALRDANETDLEKVKDKVTDEDYQKALFVIQENNRAEQASAAMQNGDLKTLGKLIYGSHHGLQHQYKVSCDELDFLVESAKKNNNILGARMMGGGFGGCTINLIAKNAVEDFKTSVAPAYKKAFDKDCSIYTVELSDGTHLIK, from the coding sequence ATGAACACAACTTTAGTGAACCAAATTAAACAGGAGTTTCTAGATAAATTTAATGAAGAACCTTTAATGGTTTTCTCGCCTGGAAGAATAAATATAATTGGTGAACATACCGATTATAACGATGGTTTTGTATTTCCAGCAGCTGTAAATAAAGGTATTATTGCTGCTATTAATAAAACGCAGAATAGCACATCGTCTGTTTCTGCATCCGATTTTAACGATACCATTTCCTTTTCAACAGACTCTATTGCTCCTATGGCAAAAGAAAGTTGGGGGAATTATGTTTTAGGTGTTATTGCAGAAATACAGAAATTAGGTAAAACCATCGAAAATTTTAATATGGTTTTTGGAGGCGATATTCCATCGGGTTCAGGCATGTCATCATCTGCTGCTTTAGAAAATAGTGTTGTTTTTGGTTTAAATGAATTGTTTAATCTTGGTTTGAGTAAAACTGAAATGATTTTTATTTCTCAAAAAGCAGAACATAATTACGTAGGTGTAAACTGTGGTATTATGGATCAATACGCGAGTATGTTTGGTATTAAAAACCATGCATTACTTTTGGATTGCCGTTCGATTGAAGCTAAACCTTTTGAAATTAATTTTGAAAATTATGAGCTCATGCTTATCAACACTAACGTGAAACATAGCTTATCTGATAGTGCTTACAATGATCGCCGCTCTGTTTGCGAGAGTATTTCTAAAATGCTTAACATAAAAGCCTTAAGAGATGCTAATGAAACTGATCTAGAAAAAGTAAAAGATAAAGTTACAGACGAAGATTACCAAAAAGCCTTATTTGTAATACAAGAAAATAACCGTGCAGAACAAGCATCTGCAGCCATGCAAAATGGTGATTTAAAAACGCTAGGGAAATTAATTTACGGATCGCACCATGGTTTACAACACCAATATAAAGTGAGTTGTGACGAATTGGATTTTCTAGTTGAAAGCGCAAAAAAGAATAATAATATTTTAGGCGCACGTATGATGGGTGGTGGCTTTGGTGGTTGCACTATAAATTTAATAGCTAAAAACGCCGTAGAAGATTTTAAAACTTCGGTAGCACCAGCCTATAAAAAAGCGTTCGATAAAGATTGTTCTATTTATACTGTTGAACTTTCAGACGGGACACACCTTATAAAATAA
- a CDS encoding LamG-like jellyroll fold domain-containing protein: MSTTYKYSWLKKFTLTLIVIYSFTISLNLSAYNLIAKVSETSKIALLETSLTVGDSSINVNGKYELYFDGLDDYAEEPYVIDSWEEVSIMAWIKLDSLSQDVQIIAGQRAFYLQLNANKSISAFANSKTLTSKTLLNTNQWYQVTVTHKPNDFKLYINGEAEATRSTASGNIQHDTSNFTIGKYPSNSSNYFNGSIDEFRLFNKALSSNELRKIIYQEIEDNNGIVKGSVLPKNITHFNEETNTSTALPWENLKRYYRMDVIENNVLFDSANLIIDNAIHAQIHNIETINEQSAPMPFVTTQSGSLENALNNIEKGIDGSDAVKYNWSIVNIKHNDVYYSNTQKHLGLIVDYADADLNPITYVVRNDSELNVSWYLNLNGTIDLRGKSQLIQGLESTLANTSQGKITQNRNLEGDIYTYNYWSSPVGQTNNLTNNNNYKLADVIKNINFLRSGYNGTETAVADYWIWKYCNLMNNNNTPIWQHVRSTGTLKPGEGFTMKGTGTSSEKIKQDYLIEGKPNNGDVNIPVYAGNEYLVGNPYPSPIDAQQFILDNSEEHSGVTTGVIYYKEHYSGGTHSLGDFQGGYATYSLAGSVPAVWQGETAPLITGNGLSLEASRQYIPVGQAFFMVAKTSGDIKFNNGQRAFHVDNNVAAKSSHTKIAAEDDNRPKLRLSFNSVNQIHRQLLVTADEHATSGYDSGFDAQDIDQLSDDMYWLINNEKFSIQGIDIIDETTKIPLGIHTKTNGANTISIDELEHFPENLNIYLYDKELNISHNLKESDYTIYLAAGSYLNRFEITFFEQVTLANTEFENDKIDMYFSNSENSIVINNPSSIYIESIQMYNLVGQSVFNLETKASKSNFSHRVEKTHPGVYILKIKTSHGVLSKEVLKK, from the coding sequence ATGAGCACTACATACAAATATAGCTGGCTTAAAAAATTCACATTAACCCTAATCGTAATTTATAGTTTTACGATATCTTTAAATTTAAGTGCATATAACTTAATTGCAAAAGTTTCGGAGACTAGTAAAATAGCTTTATTAGAAACAAGCCTTACTGTTGGAGATTCTTCTATAAACGTAAACGGAAAGTATGAACTTTATTTTGATGGTTTGGATGATTATGCCGAAGAGCCTTACGTTATCGACTCTTGGGAAGAAGTATCAATTATGGCATGGATTAAACTTGATAGCTTATCTCAAGATGTCCAAATTATTGCTGGTCAGCGAGCTTTTTACCTTCAACTTAATGCTAATAAAAGTATTAGTGCTTTTGCAAATTCAAAAACATTAACTAGTAAAACACTATTAAACACAAATCAATGGTATCAGGTTACAGTAACGCACAAGCCAAACGATTTTAAGCTATATATTAATGGTGAAGCAGAAGCTACAAGATCAACTGCATCTGGAAACATACAACACGATACATCAAACTTTACAATTGGTAAATACCCAAGTAATAGCAGTAACTACTTTAATGGCTCTATAGATGAGTTTCGTTTATTTAATAAAGCTCTTTCTAGTAATGAACTCCGCAAAATAATCTACCAAGAAATTGAAGATAATAATGGTATAGTAAAAGGGAGTGTTTTACCTAAAAACATCACTCATTTTAATGAAGAAACCAACACATCAACTGCTTTACCTTGGGAAAACTTAAAAAGGTACTACCGTATGGATGTTATTGAAAATAATGTACTATTTGATTCTGCTAACTTAATAATTGACAATGCAATACATGCACAAATTCATAATATTGAAACCATTAACGAGCAATCGGCACCAATGCCATTTGTTACTACACAATCGGGATCTTTAGAAAATGCTTTAAATAATATTGAAAAAGGTATAGATGGATCGGACGCTGTAAAATACAATTGGTCTATAGTAAACATTAAACACAACGATGTATATTATTCTAATACTCAAAAACATTTGGGATTAATTGTAGACTATGCAGATGCAGATTTAAACCCAATTACATATGTAGTTAGAAACGATTCTGAATTAAACGTGAGCTGGTATTTAAACCTAAACGGAACCATTGATTTAAGAGGGAAATCTCAATTAATACAAGGTTTAGAAAGTACACTTGCCAATACAAGCCAAGGTAAAATAACACAAAACAGAAATCTTGAGGGCGACATATACACCTACAATTATTGGTCTTCTCCTGTGGGTCAAACTAATAATTTAACAAACAACAATAATTATAAATTAGCCGATGTTATTAAAAACATTAACTTTTTAAGATCGGGTTACAACGGAACAGAAACAGCAGTTGCAGATTACTGGATTTGGAAATATTGCAACTTAATGAACAATAACAATACTCCCATTTGGCAACATGTAAGAAGTACAGGAACTTTAAAACCTGGTGAAGGTTTCACCATGAAAGGCACTGGAACTAGTAGTGAAAAAATTAAGCAAGACTATCTAATTGAAGGTAAACCAAATAATGGAGATGTAAACATACCAGTTTATGCCGGAAACGAATATTTAGTTGGTAACCCATACCCATCTCCTATTGATGCTCAACAATTTATTTTGGACAATAGCGAAGAGCATTCCGGAGTTACAACAGGTGTTATTTATTACAAAGAACATTATAGTGGCGGTACGCATAGCCTTGGTGATTTTCAAGGAGGCTACGCAACATACTCACTTGCTGGCAGTGTTCCTGCTGTTTGGCAAGGTGAAACGGCTCCATTAATAACAGGAAATGGTTTAAGTTTAGAAGCCTCAAGACAATATATTCCAGTTGGTCAGGCATTTTTTATGGTGGCAAAAACTTCTGGTGATATTAAATTTAATAACGGACAACGTGCCTTTCATGTCGATAACAACGTCGCTGCCAAATCATCCCATACTAAAATAGCGGCGGAAGATGACAACAGACCAAAGCTTAGATTAAGTTTCAATTCTGTAAATCAAATACATAGACAGCTACTAGTAACTGCCGATGAGCATGCTACCTCTGGTTACGATTCAGGATTTGATGCTCAAGATATTGATCAATTATCCGATGATATGTATTGGTTAATTAATAATGAAAAATTCAGTATTCAAGGTATTGATATTATAGATGAAACTACTAAAATTCCTTTAGGTATTCATACAAAAACCAATGGAGCGAATACAATTAGTATTGATGAATTAGAACATTTTCCAGAGAACTTAAATATCTACCTCTACGATAAAGAATTAAATATTAGTCATAATTTAAAAGAAAGCGATTATACTATTTATTTAGCAGCAGGTTCTTATTTAAATAGATTTGAAATTACCTTTTTCGAGCAAGTAACTTTAGCTAATACAGAATTTGAAAATGATAAAATCGATATGTACTTTTCAAATTCAGAAAATAGCATCGTAATTAACAACCCGTCTTCTATTTATATCGAATCAATTCAAATGTATAATTTGGTTGGTCAATCGGTTTTCAATCTTGAAACTAAAGCAAGTAAAAGTAATTTCTCACATAGGGTAGAGAAAACACATCCAGGCGTATATATTTTGAAAATAAAAACAAGTCATGGTGTCTTAAGTAAAGAAGTATTAAAAAAATAA